From a single Spirochaetales bacterium genomic region:
- a CDS encoding dockerin type I repeat-containing protein: MINHGGICDIFMNFDNKKERSLPLKKGIFFSTLAVLFLLFSAASTHEATGDANDDCSINIVDALLVAQYYVGIQTQAMNLGVMDVNADGTINIVKYGLTSLVNSLKSGDVINIVTFDTSARIVHEGLRVPEDMGTYSSAVDVLTPNSG, encoded by the coding sequence ATGATAAATCATGGCGGTATCTGCGATATATTCATGAATTTCGACAATAAAAAAGAAAGGAGTCTGCCCCTGAAAAAAGGAATATTTTTTAGCACACTGGCGGTGTTATTTTTACTGTTTTCCGCGGCTTCGACTCACGAAGCGACCGGAGACGCGAATGACGACTGTTCGATTAATATCGTCGACGCCCTGCTGGTTGCTCAATACTATGTGGGAATACAGACCCAGGCAATGAACCTTGGCGTCATGGACGTGAATGCCGACGGGACCATCAACATCGTCAAGTACGGCTTGACCTCCCTGGTCAACTCGCTGAAAAGCGGTGATGTGATAAATATCGTGACCTTCGATACATCGGCACGGATCGTCCATGAAGGACTCCGTGTACCGGAAGACATGGGTACCTACTCGTCCGCCGTCGATGTTCTGACCCCGAACAGCGGGTGA
- a CDS encoding cellulase family glycosylhydrolase has protein sequence MKRKRLVWAALVLLCCSAGVLWGQQIGDVNNDNSINIVDALLIAQSYVGLNPSNFNRNVADVNSDGSINIVDALLVAQYYVGTVTEWPPGGATNPPTQTNPPGSGGTVPALHADGNWLKDSNNNNVRLKGVALADLDAIYKGDRNQRVNTTAMSIIDIGCSSGWNVDVFRLTVHPEVSDETGSHGWLHYSADDYFNNILDPAVQHCIQKGKYAIIDWHYVGVSWDDGNVVRNTENFWNYIAPKYADHPNVMFELLNEPGQGSWSGWKSRAQQWVNLIRNNHGADNIILIGGPNWSQVTPGSTGDLLSGGNLAYVCHIYPQHGVPNWIDWVANNAPTFMTEWGYESGAPNPVNGTSSWANQLKSMVNSKPNVNWTAWCFDFVYRSVMFDTNWVLLGNGQTTSSSRFHGGPDDNSTNYMGQFVKSWLAE, from the coding sequence ATGAAAAGAAAAAGACTTGTATGGGCGGCTTTAGTATTACTATGCTGCAGCGCGGGTGTCCTCTGGGGCCAGCAAATCGGGGACGTCAACAACGACAACAGTATCAATATCGTCGATGCCCTGCTTATCGCCCAGTCCTACGTGGGACTCAATCCTTCAAATTTCAATCGGAATGTCGCAGATGTGAACAGCGACGGGTCGATTAATATCGTCGACGCGCTGCTTGTCGCTCAGTATTACGTCGGAACGGTCACCGAATGGCCGCCCGGTGGTGCGACAAATCCGCCGACACAGACGAATCCCCCCGGAAGCGGTGGAACGGTTCCCGCCCTCCACGCGGACGGCAACTGGTTGAAAGATTCGAACAACAACAATGTCCGGCTCAAAGGGGTGGCGCTGGCGGACCTTGACGCCATATACAAGGGTGACAGAAACCAGCGGGTGAATACCACAGCGATGAGTATTATCGATATCGGGTGTTCGAGCGGCTGGAATGTCGACGTTTTCCGGTTGACCGTTCATCCCGAAGTCAGCGACGAAACCGGCAGTCACGGATGGCTTCATTATTCGGCGGACGATTACTTCAACAATATCCTCGACCCCGCCGTGCAGCACTGTATCCAGAAAGGCAAATACGCGATCATCGACTGGCATTACGTCGGTGTTTCATGGGACGACGGCAACGTGGTGAGAAACACGGAGAACTTCTGGAATTACATCGCCCCCAAATATGCCGACCATCCGAATGTCATGTTCGAACTGCTGAACGAACCGGGCCAGGGAAGCTGGAGCGGCTGGAAGTCGAGGGCTCAGCAGTGGGTCAACCTCATACGTAACAATCACGGGGCGGACAATATCATCCTGATCGGCGGACCTAACTGGTCGCAGGTGACGCCCGGAAGCACGGGCGACCTTCTCTCCGGCGGTAATCTCGCATATGTCTGCCATATCTACCCGCAGCACGGCGTACCGAACTGGATAGACTGGGTCGCCAACAATGCCCCGACCTTTATGACCGAATGGGGCTATGAATCCGGCGCGCCCAATCCGGTGAACGGGACCTCGAGCTGGGCGAATCAGCTGAAGAGTATGGTCAACTCGAAACCGAATGTGAACTGGACCGCGTGGTGTTTCGATTTCGTCTACAGGTCCGTTATGTTTGACACGAATTGGGTTCTGCTGGGTAACGGGCAGACCACGAGTTCATCCCGCTTTCACGGCGGCCCGGATGATAATTCCACCAATTACATGGGTCAGTTTGTCAAGAGCTGGCTGGCAGAGTAA